One genomic region from bacterium encodes:
- a CDS encoding 2-oxoacid:acceptor oxidoreductase family protein, whose product MAMRNEVFMAGTGGQGVLLIGQLLVQAASEQGLQVSYFPIYSPEVRGGSTTCTVVASDGVVGSPISGRPASMLLMDQLSVDGNLARLKDGGLVVLNATLVRQVPREDVHAVWIPATDKAIEIGNERIANMVMLGAYVAASGMVPVEALERALSTVLPERHHKYLPLNVQAIRLGAELAR is encoded by the coding sequence ATGGCCATGCGCAATGAGGTCTTCATGGCGGGCACCGGCGGGCAGGGCGTCCTGCTCATCGGCCAGCTTCTGGTGCAGGCCGCCAGCGAGCAAGGCCTGCAGGTGTCGTACTTCCCGATCTACAGCCCCGAGGTGCGTGGGGGCTCGACAACCTGCACGGTCGTGGCCTCCGACGGCGTGGTCGGCAGCCCGATCTCGGGCCGCCCGGCCTCCATGCTGCTGATGGACCAGCTCTCGGTGGATGGGAACCTGGCCCGGCTGAAGGACGGTGGGCTGGTGGTCCTCAACGCGACGCTGGTGCGCCAGGTGCCGCGTGAGGATGTGCACGCCGTGTGGATTCCGGCCACTGACAAGGCGATCGAGATCGGCAACGAGCGCATCGCCAACATGGTGATGCTGGGGGCCTACGTGGCGGCCTCCGGGATGGTGCCGGTCGAGGCCCTGGAGCGAGCCCTGAGCACCGTGCTCCCGGAACGCCACCACAAGTACCTGCCGCTGAATGTTCAGGCCATTCGCCTGGGTGCTGAGCTGGCCCGGTAG